In a genomic window of Gloeocapsopsis dulcis:
- a CDS encoding glycoside hydrolase family 1 protein, whose protein sequence is MMFVKDKFLWGVASAAYQVEGGYQADGKGHSNWDIYTNDYQVTKAFIGKQHTGNVAINFYDRTQYLQDVALMKQLGVNAYRFSISWSRILPDGTGEVNSKGVDYYNQLIDDLLANEIEPIITNFHWDLPYKLQEKGGWGNLDSVQWYAEYANVLFTNYGDRVKKFITFNEPFIYLFFIEPLAHNAIAKKANPYAISNETYGKQAEAVHHLLLASATAIQNYHQLNLGGAIGITLSFTPTIPLNTNNAEDVQAARIFDGLHNRWFLDAMYQGEYPDNIMKLHQKYNPTFQVSAEDMQLIAANQPDFIGVNFYAPAYVKADDSAPYNAEWFSTNPDEIKMFNGPVRPEYLYKLLMWIKNEYSNPVIYITENGAGFGVADEQLNGDIVKDPLRTDYIKRHIDSALQAKRDGVDLRGYLLWSFCDNFEWLFGYDKRFGVVYVDFDSQRRIPKQSFYAYQQIIQEMPDG, encoded by the coding sequence ATGATGTTTGTAAAAGATAAATTTCTTTGGGGTGTTGCGAGTGCTGCTTATCAGGTTGAGGGAGGTTATCAGGCTGATGGTAAAGGTCACTCGAATTGGGATATTTATACGAATGATTATCAAGTCACTAAAGCTTTCATTGGTAAACAGCATACAGGTAATGTTGCTATCAATTTTTATGACCGGACGCAGTATTTGCAAGATGTTGCCTTGATGAAACAGCTGGGTGTCAATGCTTATCGTTTCTCGATCTCATGGTCACGCATTCTCCCTGATGGGACAGGTGAAGTGAACTCAAAGGGTGTAGATTATTACAATCAGCTAATCGACGATCTTTTAGCAAATGAAATTGAACCCATAATTACCAATTTTCATTGGGATCTGCCGTACAAATTACAAGAAAAAGGTGGCTGGGGTAATTTAGATTCGGTTCAGTGGTATGCAGAATATGCCAATGTTCTTTTTACGAATTATGGAGATCGGGTAAAGAAATTTATCACGTTCAACGAACCTTTTATTTACCTATTTTTTATTGAACCTTTAGCACACAATGCGATCGCCAAAAAGGCAAATCCCTATGCAATTAGTAATGAAACTTATGGTAAACAGGCTGAAGCAGTACATCATTTGTTACTTGCAAGTGCAACAGCAATCCAAAATTATCACCAGTTAAATTTAGGTGGTGCAATTGGCATTACTTTAAGCTTTACACCTACTATCCCGCTAAATACAAATAATGCAGAAGACGTCCAAGCGGCTAGGATATTTGATGGTTTGCATAATCGTTGGTTTTTGGATGCAATGTATCAGGGTGAATATCCAGATAACATTATGAAATTACACCAGAAATATAATCCTACTTTTCAAGTATCAGCAGAGGATATGCAGTTAATTGCTGCAAATCAACCGGATTTTATTGGTGTTAACTTCTATGCGCCCGCTTATGTTAAAGCTGATGATTCCGCACCTTACAACGCAGAATGGTTCTCAACTAACCCAGATGAAATAAAAATGTTTAATGGTCCTGTTCGACCAGAGTATCTCTATAAGCTGCTAATGTGGATCAAAAATGAGTACAGTAATCCCGTAATTTATATTACCGAAAATGGTGCGGGTTTTGGTGTAGCTGATGAACAGTTGAATGGTGATATTGTTAAAGATCCCTTACGTACTGACTATATCAAACGTCATATTGATAGTGCTTTGCAGGCAAAACGTGATGGTGTAGATTTACGGGGATATCTGTTATGGAGTTTTTGCGATAACTTTGAATGGCTGTTCGGGTATGACAAACGTTTTGGTGTTGTATATGTTGATTTTGATTCTCAACGCAGAATACCAAAACAAAGTTTTTACGCGTATCAGCAGATTATTCAAGAAATGCCTGACGGTTAA
- a CDS encoding HAD family hydrolase encodes MLAAILYDLDGTIVNTDPLHYQVWHEMLQEYGIEIDEEFYKNHMSGRLNPQIVRDFMPEWSDEAVHQFSDRKEARFREVAGTLTPIAGLDDAIAWGTERGLKQGLVTNAPRANAEYMLEVLKLSTAFDQVAISAEVGIPKPDPAPYEYILKEFGITPGEALAFEDSPSGMRSAVAAGIKTVGIATTQEPSELYELGAVLVISDYTDSRLWELLGVPRS; translated from the coding sequence ATGCTGGCAGCAATTTTGTACGATCTTGATGGAACCATCGTCAACACCGATCCTCTCCATTACCAAGTTTGGCACGAAATGTTGCAGGAATACGGTATTGAGATTGATGAAGAGTTTTACAAAAATCACATGAGTGGGCGACTCAATCCCCAAATCGTGCGCGATTTTATGCCAGAGTGGTCAGATGAAGCAGTTCATCAGTTTAGCGATCGCAAAGAAGCCCGTTTTCGGGAAGTTGCGGGTACGCTCACGCCAATTGCTGGACTTGATGATGCGATCGCCTGGGGAACCGAACGTGGACTTAAACAAGGACTAGTGACGAACGCACCGCGTGCTAATGCTGAGTATATGCTAGAAGTGTTGAAGCTTTCAACTGCATTTGACCAAGTTGCGATCTCAGCCGAAGTTGGTATCCCTAAGCCTGACCCTGCTCCTTATGAGTATATTCTTAAAGAGTTTGGCATTACACCAGGCGAAGCTTTAGCTTTTGAAGATTCGCCTTCAGGGATGCGATCGGCTGTTGCAGCAGGTATCAAAACTGTCGGTATTGCTACTACTCAAGAACCCAGCGAACTGTATGAACTAGGTGCAGTCCTAGTTATTTCTGACTATACCGATTCAAGGTTGTGGGAATTATTGGGAGTTCCTAGGAGCTGA
- the rpaB gene encoding response regulator transcription factor RpaB produces MASDKKKILVVDDEAMIRRILTTRLSMVGYEVVAAADGKEALEIFTTEDPDLVVLDVMLPKLDGYGVCQEIRETSDIPIIMLTALGDVADRITGLKLGADDYLVKPFSPKELEARIEAILRRIDRPNIAGSGVVCAGRLQIDFNKRQVTLNEERIRLTNLEFNLLKLLVTRAGEVISRSEILQQIWGYSPRQQADVRVVDVHISRLRVKLKEDPKNPEFIHTDRGTGYFFQKVTEIPEVLGA; encoded by the coding sequence GTGGCGAGCGATAAGAAAAAAATTTTGGTGGTAGACGATGAAGCCATGATCCGTCGCATTCTCACCACAAGACTTTCTATGGTGGGGTACGAAGTTGTTGCAGCTGCGGATGGTAAAGAAGCTTTAGAGATCTTCACAACAGAAGACCCCGATCTCGTAGTCTTAGATGTAATGCTACCAAAGCTGGATGGATATGGTGTTTGTCAAGAAATTCGCGAAACTTCTGATATTCCCATTATTATGTTAACTGCCCTGGGTGATGTTGCAGATCGCATCACAGGGCTGAAGCTAGGTGCGGATGACTACCTTGTGAAGCCTTTTTCTCCAAAAGAGTTGGAAGCACGAATAGAAGCGATTTTACGGCGAATTGATCGCCCTAACATAGCAGGTTCGGGAGTAGTTTGTGCAGGTAGATTGCAGATTGATTTTAACAAGCGACAAGTCACGTTGAATGAAGAGCGCATTCGGTTAACTAATTTAGAATTCAATTTACTGAAACTGTTGGTAACACGCGCTGGAGAAGTCATATCTCGGTCTGAAATTTTGCAGCAAATTTGGGGGTATAGCCCGCGTCAGCAAGCTGATGTTCGAGTTGTCGATGTTCACATCTCGCGGCTACGAGTCAAGCTGAAAGAAGATCCCAAAAACCCAGAGTTTATTCACACTGATCGAGGTACAGGCTATTTTTTTCAGAAGGTGACTGAAATACCAGAGGTTTTGGGCGCATAA